In Salmo salar chromosome ssa03, Ssal_v3.1, whole genome shotgun sequence, a single genomic region encodes these proteins:
- the LOC100380702 gene encoding polymerase delta-interacting protein 3 isoform X2, giving the protein MEDISLDEVIRRRGFNNKETVKMPMFGRGAGGVGRTFDARQKIGMTDVRQRLGGGGGTAFQVKDAREKLGQKDARFRIRGGGGAGGVQDARQMINSRKGGQNTFNVTPQSLQQIPAAQLQTHVQQIQIHTTNDIASANARQFTPNLQGMNIRAGVTPQLGGAPKRMMDARDRLSLKRSIGAPPSQGMAAPMKITKTIQQRPVGMSSGIRMNMPSRGSQSFSGDDDIPSKQMKTTTGNHMMQSRPGTMGCPFSMSAPITKVVKNDAYTAPRPPVPVAPTRPNPSVGASRSSAPALQPISRTLRQAGPTAEPSSQPPPPPQPTFSPLEGTKITVNNLHPRVTEEDIVELFCVCGALKRARLVKVGIAEVVFVRKEDAVSAYRKYNNRCLDGQPMKCNLYIQGNVITSDQPILLRLSDTPGSGRKEGLPLSLSRPGGRPASSQPTPEVDPQTILKALFKSTVQTPSTTESPGSQCTAFRIKI; this is encoded by the exons ATGGAAGATATTTCTTTGGACGAAGTGATACGTCGACGCGGTTTCAACAACAAAGAAACAGTTAAAAT GCCTATGTTCGGCAGGGGTGCAGGAGGGGTCGGGAGGACCTTTGATGCCCGACAGAAAATTGGGATGACAGATGTCAGACAGAGACTTGGTGGAGGAGGGGGAACCG CTTTTCAAGTGAAGGATGCCAGAGAGAAACTCGGCCAGAAAGATGCCCGCTTTCGAATCCGTGGCGGAGGAGGAGCAGGTGGGGTCCAGGATGCCCGACAGATGATCAACTCACGGAAAGGAGGACAGAATACATTTAATGTTACCCCACAAAGTTTACAGCAGATACCAGCAGCACAGCTACAGACACATGTGcagcagatacagatacacactacCAACGACATTGCCAGTGCAAATGCCAGGCAGTTTACCCCCAACCTACAAGGAATGAACATTAGAGCTGGGGTTACGCCACAGCTGGGGGGTGCACCTAAGAGGATGATGGATGCTCGTGATAGGCTGAGCCTCAAGAGGAGCATCGGAGCTCCACCAAGCCAAGGAATGGCAGCACCCATGAAGATCACCAAAACCATCCAG CAAAGACCGGTAGGGATGTCAAGTGGGATCCGTATGAACATGCCAAGCAGGGGTTCCCAG TCTTTCTCAGGTGATGATGATATTCCTAGCAAACAGATGAAGACCACTACTGGCAACCATATGATGCAGTCACGG CCTGGCACCATGGGCTGCCCTTTCTCCATGTCAGCCCCCATCACTAAAGTAGTCAAAAACGATGCATACACCGCTCCTCGTCCCCCAGTGCCTGTGGCACCTACAAGGCCCAACCCTAGTGTAGGGGCCTCCCGCTCCTCTGCTCCCGCCTTACAGCCCATCTCCAGGACCCTCAGGCAGGCAGGGCCCACAGCGGAGCCCAGCTCCCAGCCTCCTCCGCCCCCACAG CCTACCTTCAGTCCTCTGGAGGGGACtaagataacagtgaataatctGCACCCCCGTGTCACTGAAGAGGACATAGTG GAGCTGTTCTGTGTGTGCGGTGCCTTGAAGCGAGCGAGGCTGGTGAAGGTGGGGATTGCTGAAGTGGTGTTTGTGAGGAAGGAGGACGCTGTGAGCGCCTACAGGAAATACAACAACCGCTGTCTGGATG GCCAGCCCATGAAGTGCAATCTTTACATACAGGGGAATGTCATCACTTCAGACCAGCCCATTCTTTT gAGGCTCAGTGACACTCCAGGCAGTGGAAGGAAAGAGGGTCTGCCCCTCTCTTTGTCCCGCCCCGGGGGTCGTCCAGCCTCCTCTCAGCCCACACCTGAGGTGGATCCCCAGACCATCCTCAAGGCCCTGTTCAAATCTACTGTCCAGACTCCCTCTACCACAGAGTCTCCCGGTTCACAGTGCACAGCCTTCCGCATTAAGATATAA
- the LOC100196220 gene encoding WW domain binding protein 2, with protein MALNRNHSQNGGVLINNGESVLRECKNVELSFSDVTSKTDLLRGSKKGTVYLTPYRLVFVSSNAKDSLGSVMFPYYLMKGCSIEQPVFAANYIRGTVSAEAGGGWEGQASFKMSFSSGGAIELGQHLFKLATNASRAPPAQNGGASFGYPSPGVMNGYGPPPVPQNYPYESPPQQNGFYQAPPGNMGYPYPMAAAGMYPSAPAYMAPPPPYPGPPQNWAAPPAGNAKAAEAAGSAYFNPNNPHNVYMPMEQPPPYAPSAPPAPYPGYPEKKNN; from the exons ATGGCTTTGAATCGAAATCATTCTCAAAACGGAGGAGTTTTGATTAACAACGGCGAGAG TGTGTTGAGGGAATGCAAGAATGTGGAGCTGTCCTTCAGTGATGTCACCAGCAAGACAGACCTGCTGAGGGGGTCCAAGAAAGGGACTGTTTACCTCACTCCATACAGG TTGGTGTTTGTGTCCAGTAATGCCAAGGACAGCCTGGGGTCTGTGATGTTCCCGTACTACCTGATGAAGGGCTGCAGCATTGAGCAGCCAGTCTTCGCCGCCAATTACATCAGGGGCACAGTGTCTGCTGAGGCTGGGG GAGGCTGGGAAGGCCAGGCTAGCTTCAAGATGTCTTTTTCCAGTGGGGGAGCCATCGAGTTAGGTCAACACCTCTTCAAACTGGCAACAAATG CATCTCGTGCCCCTCCTGCTCAAAACGGAGGTGCCTCCTTTGGCTATCCCTCTCCTGGAGTAATGAATGGCTACGGCCCACCACCTGTTCCTCAGAACTACCCGTATGAATCCCCACCCCAGCAGAATGGTTTCTACCAGGCTCCCCCAGGCAACATGGGCTATCCCTACCCTATGGCAGCCGCAG GAATGTACCCATCTGCCCCTGCCTACATGGCCCCACCTCCCCCGTATCCTGGGCCCCCCCAAAACTGGGCAGCTCCCCCTGCAG GTAATGCCAAGGCAGCAGAGGCAGCAGGCAGCGCCTATTTCAACCCCAACAACCCCCACAATGTCTACATGCCCATG GAACAGCCTCCTCCCTATGCACCTTCTGCCCCTCCTGCTCCTTACCCAGGCTATCCAGAGAAGAAGAACAACTAA
- the LOC106601210 gene encoding heme-binding protein 1 isoform X2, which produces MFGMIKNTIFGNTEETDYKLLSSETKEGVSYEVRRYDGAKYASVSSEGRTFDQVTGELVRKLLVYIGGSNDQGEAMGTTAPVIITVYPRDDGVMSRRLVVSLRIPTNYQVSPPVPIDSAIRIEDRPGMTVYSLQFGGFAGETEYRAEASRLTKTLGETAPFQRKQYFCCTYDPPMKPYGRRNEVWFLQEEP; this is translated from the exons ATGTTTGGAATGATAAAGAATACCATTTTCGGGAACACCGAAGAAACGGACTACAAATTGCTCAGCAGCGAGACCAAG GAGGGGGTCAGCTACGAGGTGCGGAGGTATGATGGTGCAAAGTATGCCTCAGTGAGCTCAGAGGGGCGGACCTTTGACCAGGTGACGGGGGAGCTAGTGAGGAAGCTGCTCGTGTACATTGGGGGAAGCAACGACCAAg GGGAGGCAATGGGGACGACAGCACCGGTTATCATCACAGTATATCCCAGGGACGATGGTGTGATGTCACGCCGTTTGGTGGTTAGCCTCAGGATTCCCACCAACTACCAAGTCAGTCCCCCTGTGCCCATCGACAGTGCCATCAGAATCGAGGATCGACCCGGCATGACTGTCTACTCACT GCAGTTTGGAGGCTTCGCAGGGGAGACTGAGTACCGTGCAGAGGCCTCTCGCCTAACCAAAACTCTTGGTGAGACTGCCCCCTTTCAGCGGAAACAGTACTTCTGCTGCACCTACGACCCGCCAATGAAACCCTACGGCCGACGCAACGAGGTGTGGTTCCTACAGGAGGAGCCATAA
- the LOC106607128 gene encoding protein FAM234B, translated as MAAALSRALKLPGKKGSELGEYDPLTQADSEDESEEDDLVLNYPRNGLGRGNCMGTGTSELRGSRTGRLVGDEDEAEEEEEDDDEWRERLPGKKRQEREEKGMQYWSQRETNRDEGVEDGGGLGASGGPGLGVSASADPDGKKAKVRGAIRAAFFLVPLVCAMLVVLLCAFLVPCQHGELDKRPQWEKELGDHVGGVTPPPLALWDVDNDSVEDVLIGVTQKSNNTHLSRSVGNNKEYSVVALSAFSGEVLWRRVLREPVESIQCGQQYEAHPSPLPAGGAALRALPNSAVPLSGQRDRASGPVCLLIESAHLTAVNGTTGKKLWSVAPGEIQSQAVSLTDLQGDSVPDLLIATLPADQVSDLSLLLLSGLTGAPLGHPVTFNLTTFDVSGKLIGPLFHETQLGAYYILFGLGTVEAVSLGDIYTRATGKTPISPGLRLKDPGWEKLRKTNSSLIHISSGTEQVEFLVPLVAGLCNNHNSLDSISNLNSSRSDWVLVCGKLSSKLSVLREKDAHTEWTLTSSAIHSRPAPGQFNDDGIPDLLIQKSGAPRMRKVQVVDGASGRSLWETEFICPRLDLEGTSIMTSGQSAFLFWAGDPVRPPKNLTTTTVAPRAVQAMPVIRKLFMLHPAYPTILLELASTTDTILTAAVSYQEPQKDASYITVSSRPTSGLGPGSRVVKSMSLRAAITAGQIVRLGESSTAGVPVRPGVFEINKFFRRLTFKNH; from the exons ATGGCTGCAGCTTTGTCCCGTGCTCTCAAATTGCCTG GGAAGAAGGGCTCGGAGCTTGGAGAGTATGACCCCCTCACTCAGGCCGACAGTGAGGACGAGAGCGAGGAGGACGACCTGGTCCTCAACTATCCCCGCAATGGCCTGGGGAGGGGCAACTGCATGGGTACAGGTACCTCAGAGCTGAGAGGGAGCAGAACAGGGAGGCTCGTAGGGGATGAAGATgaggcagaggaggaagaggaggacgatgATGAGTGGAGAGAACGGCTCCCGGGAAaaaagaggcaggagagagaggagaagggcatGCAGTACTGGAGCCAGAGGGAGACAAACAGGGATGAgggagtagaggatggaggggggcTTGGGGCCTCTGGTGGCCCTGGATTGGGTGTCAGTGCCAGTGCTGACCCGGACGGGAAGAAGGCTAAGGTGAGGGGAGCCATCCGGGCAGCGTTTTTCCTGGTGCCTCTGGTCTGTGCCATGCTGGTGGTGCTGCTGTGTGCCTTTTTGGTGCCTTGTCAGCATGGGGAACTGGACAAACGGCCGCAGTGGGAGAAAGAGCTGGGTGATCATGTGGGAG GTGTTACCCCACCTCCTCTTGCACTGTGGGATGTTGACAATGACTCAGTTGAGGATGTGCTAATAGGAGTCACTCAAAAGAGCAACAATACCCATCTCTCCCGTTCTGTGGGGAACAACAAAG agTACAGTGTGGTGGCCCTATCTGCATTCAGTGGTGAGGTGCTTTGGAGGAGGGTCCTCAGGGAACCTGTGGAGTCCATCCAGTGTGGGCAGCAGTACGAAGCCCACCCATCACCACTGCCAGCAGGGGGCGCTGCCCTCAGAGCCCTCCCCAACAGCGCCGTTCCCCTGTCtggccagagagacagagctagtgGCCCCGTTTGTCTGCTCATCGAGTCTGCACACCTCACTGCTGTCAACGGCACCACAG GGAAGAAGCTGTGGTCGGTAGCACCAGGGGAGATCCAGTCCCAGGCAGTTTCCCTGACAGATCTCCAAGGTGACTCTGTTCCTGACTTGCTGATTGCCACTTTACCTGCTGACCAG GTGTCTGACCTctcactgctcctgctgtctgggCTGACTGGAGCTCCGCTTGGACATCCCGTGACCTTTAACCTCACAACTTTTGATGTCTCTGGAAAGCTGATTGGTCCCCTGTTTCATGAGACACAGCTGGGGGCATATTACATTCTATTTGGActag GCACTGTAGAGGCTGTATCCCTGGGAGATATTTACACTCGGGCTACTGGAAAAACACCCATATCCCCTGGTCTGAGACTGAAGGACCCCGGCTGGGAGAAGCTTAGGAAAACCAACTCCTCCCTCATACACATCTCCAG TGGAACTGAGCAAGTGGAGTTCTTGGTCCCCCTAGTGGCTGGCTTGTGTAACAACCACAACAGCCTGGACTCCATCTCCAACCTCAACTCCAGCCGCAGTGACTGGGTGCTGGTGTGTGGCAAGCTCTCCAGCAAGCTCTCTGTGCTGAGAGAGAAGGACGCACACACCGAGTGGACTCTTACCTCCTCAGCCATACACAG TCGTCCAGCACCAGGCCAATTCAACGATGATGGAATCCCAGATCTCCTCATACAGAAGTCTGGGGCCCCTAGAATGAGAAAA GTTCAGGTGGTTGATGGAGCCAGTGGGCGTAGTCTGTGGGAGACAGAGTTTATTTGTCCACGCCTTGACCTGGAAGGTACTTCAATCATGACATCTGGTCAATCAGCTTTCCTTTTCTGGGCCGGTGACCCTGTCAGACCACCAAAGAACCTCACCACGACAACT GTGGCACCAAGGGCGGTTCAAGCCATGCCAGTCATCCGAAAGCTCTTCATGTTACATCCCGCATATCCCACAATCCTTCTGGAGCTCGCCAGCACCACAGACACTATTCTTACTGCTGCAG TGAGTTACCAGGAGCCGCAGAAGGATGCCTCCTACATTACTGTGTCCTCCCGGCCTACCTCTGGCCTGGGGCCTGGGTCGCGGGTGGTGAAGAGCATGAGCCTCAGGGCAGCAATCACTGCTGGACAGATTGTGAGGCTGGGAGAGAGCAGCACCGCAGGGGTACCAGTCAGACCTGGAGTATTTGAGATAAACAAGTTCTTCAGGCGTCTCACCTTCAAAAACCATTAG
- the LOC106607123 gene encoding zona pellucida sperm-binding protein 4 → MVLFLSRVDMTVATHRLRVTVVVSLRVQLDAGDQWYRVNISCPLLKKMAQKPIIGRTSRSGKCSIHRALRVDCGPQDVSNDGCLKLGCCYDDHDSTCYYRMNTCSLDGHFVFSVKATDTDPPLNPNNLAVKGQPECSPVATSADTAVFKIGVRECGTKMMVNGDVVSYEVEVEELHPKITGKHSPFSLQVQCQYEGSALLHTDLWSLNPTNPPPVTALGTVRVQMKIATDESFTSFLPEDQLPLTLYLRKAVYVEVSITPPSPDPSLSLRVRDCFAYPASRHSVWTLLYDGCPNPLDSMRSSVPVDSQGKTTSHSQVRRFDVKNFSFLDPEMGNPSVEEVYFYCWVEIFTDEEECKQHCSITSPDGERERRESGSDRVSQLVSFGPVLLGQNSSGQEQNHSDHLNIAFQVSMYSVTVICTSILFFLLFSSWSMSCQVAEVKENVEMETMRLAYRLNKPNKAPL, encoded by the exons atGGTGCTCTTTCTTTCCAGAGTCGATATGACAGTTGCTACACACAGGTTGAG GGTGACAGTGGTTGTATCTTTGAGAGTCCAGCTGGATGCAGGGGATCAATGGTACCGGGTCAATATTAGCTGTCCCCTACTCAAGAAGATGGCCCAGAAACCCATCATTGGACGCACCT CACGATCTGGAAAATGCAGCATCCATAGAGCATTGCGTGTGGACTGTGGTCCCCAGGATGTCTCCAATGATGGCTGTCTCAAACTGGGATGCTGCTATGATGATCATGACTCAACTTGCTATTACAGAATGAACA CCTGTTCTCTGGATGGCCATTTTGTGTTCTCTGTGAAGGCGACAGACACTGACCCCCCACTCAACCCCAACAACCTTGCCGTCAAGGGTCAGCCAGAGTGCTCTCCTGTAGCTACCTCTGCAGATACAGCTGTCTTTAAAATCGGGGTGAGGGAGTGTGGCACAAAGATGATG GTGAATGGGGATGTTGTAAGCTATGAGGTGGAGGTTGAGGAACTGCATCCAAAGATTACAGGCAAACATTCTCCCTTCAG TCTGCAGGTCCAGTGTCAATATGAGGGCTCAGCTCTCCTCCACACTGATCTGTGGTCCTTAAacccaactaaccctccacctgtGACTGCACTGGGGACTGTCCGAGTACAGATGAAAATagccacag ATGAGTCCTTTACCTCTTTCCTTCCTGAGGACCAGCTGCCCCTGACCCTCTATCTGCGTAAGGCTGTGTATGTGGAGGTGTCAATCACTCCACCCTCCCCTGACCCCAGTCTCTCCCTGCGTGTGCGGGACTGCTTTGCCTACCCTGCCTCCAGACACTCCGTATGGACACTACTCTAtgatgg CTGTCCTAACCCTCTGGACAGCATGAGGAGTTCCGTCCCAGTGGACAGTCAGGGGAAGACAACTTCTCACTCCCAGGTCAGGAGGTTTGATGTCAAGAACTTTTCCTTCTTGGACCCTGAGATGGGCAATCCCAGTGTGGAGGAG GTATacttttactgctgggtggaaaTCTTCACAGATGAGGAAGAGTGTAAACAACACTGCTCCATCACCT CACCtgatggtgagagggagaggagggagtctGGGTCAGATCGAGTCTCCCAGTTAGTCTCATTTGGTCCTGTGCTGTTGGGTCAGAACAGTTCTGGACAGGAACAGAATCATAGTGATCATCTGAATATAG CATTTCAGGTGTCAATGTACTCTGTCACTGTCATCTGTACCtccatcctgttcttcctcctgtTCTCTTCATGGTCGATGAGTTGTCAAGTGGCAGAAgtgaaagaaaatgtggaaatggAAACAATGAGACTGGCCTACAGGTTGAACAAGCCCAATAAAGCACCTCTATGA
- the LOC100380702 gene encoding polymerase delta-interacting protein 3 isoform X1 has translation MEDISLDEVIRRRGFNNKETVKMPMFGRGAGGVGRTFDARQKIGMTDVRQRLGGGGGTAFQVKDAREKLGQKDARFRIRGGGGAGGVQDARQMINSRKGGQNTFNVTPQSLQQIPAAQLQTHVQQIQIHTTNDIASANARQFTPNLQGMNIRAGVTPQLGGAPKRMMDARDRLSLKRSIGAPPSQGMAAPMKITKTIQQQRPVGMSSGIRMNMPSRGSQSFSGDDDIPSKQMKTTTGNHMMQSRPGTMGCPFSMSAPITKVVKNDAYTAPRPPVPVAPTRPNPSVGASRSSAPALQPISRTLRQAGPTAEPSSQPPPPPQPTFSPLEGTKITVNNLHPRVTEEDIVELFCVCGALKRARLVKVGIAEVVFVRKEDAVSAYRKYNNRCLDGQPMKCNLYIQGNVITSDQPILLRLSDTPGSGRKEGLPLSLSRPGGRPASSQPTPEVDPQTILKALFKSTVQTPSTTESPGSQCTAFRIKI, from the exons ATGGAAGATATTTCTTTGGACGAAGTGATACGTCGACGCGGTTTCAACAACAAAGAAACAGTTAAAAT GCCTATGTTCGGCAGGGGTGCAGGAGGGGTCGGGAGGACCTTTGATGCCCGACAGAAAATTGGGATGACAGATGTCAGACAGAGACTTGGTGGAGGAGGGGGAACCG CTTTTCAAGTGAAGGATGCCAGAGAGAAACTCGGCCAGAAAGATGCCCGCTTTCGAATCCGTGGCGGAGGAGGAGCAGGTGGGGTCCAGGATGCCCGACAGATGATCAACTCACGGAAAGGAGGACAGAATACATTTAATGTTACCCCACAAAGTTTACAGCAGATACCAGCAGCACAGCTACAGACACATGTGcagcagatacagatacacactacCAACGACATTGCCAGTGCAAATGCCAGGCAGTTTACCCCCAACCTACAAGGAATGAACATTAGAGCTGGGGTTACGCCACAGCTGGGGGGTGCACCTAAGAGGATGATGGATGCTCGTGATAGGCTGAGCCTCAAGAGGAGCATCGGAGCTCCACCAAGCCAAGGAATGGCAGCACCCATGAAGATCACCAAAACCATCCAG caGCAAAGACCGGTAGGGATGTCAAGTGGGATCCGTATGAACATGCCAAGCAGGGGTTCCCAG TCTTTCTCAGGTGATGATGATATTCCTAGCAAACAGATGAAGACCACTACTGGCAACCATATGATGCAGTCACGG CCTGGCACCATGGGCTGCCCTTTCTCCATGTCAGCCCCCATCACTAAAGTAGTCAAAAACGATGCATACACCGCTCCTCGTCCCCCAGTGCCTGTGGCACCTACAAGGCCCAACCCTAGTGTAGGGGCCTCCCGCTCCTCTGCTCCCGCCTTACAGCCCATCTCCAGGACCCTCAGGCAGGCAGGGCCCACAGCGGAGCCCAGCTCCCAGCCTCCTCCGCCCCCACAG CCTACCTTCAGTCCTCTGGAGGGGACtaagataacagtgaataatctGCACCCCCGTGTCACTGAAGAGGACATAGTG GAGCTGTTCTGTGTGTGCGGTGCCTTGAAGCGAGCGAGGCTGGTGAAGGTGGGGATTGCTGAAGTGGTGTTTGTGAGGAAGGAGGACGCTGTGAGCGCCTACAGGAAATACAACAACCGCTGTCTGGATG GCCAGCCCATGAAGTGCAATCTTTACATACAGGGGAATGTCATCACTTCAGACCAGCCCATTCTTTT gAGGCTCAGTGACACTCCAGGCAGTGGAAGGAAAGAGGGTCTGCCCCTCTCTTTGTCCCGCCCCGGGGGTCGTCCAGCCTCCTCTCAGCCCACACCTGAGGTGGATCCCCAGACCATCCTCAAGGCCCTGTTCAAATCTACTGTCCAGACTCCCTCTACCACAGAGTCTCCCGGTTCACAGTGCACAGCCTTCCGCATTAAGATATAA
- the zg14 gene encoding Gastric cancer antigen Zg14 homolog, which produces MAPSKTKHANQTCVIPGGFTVLSLQFSTDSVAQHKICVKEHRVRAEKTTQRPLDRTLFVLNIPPYCSEGVIKELFSQFGPVQSVELREKPGSFEHSGPKLAKYFTPAQKQGFRVGYIVFQKAISITAVKSHPHDVPLVVSTEQRPVWTGLQKWIHQYKLSFSQPDKLQEAVDTFMQDYDKRKEEEAEWQKEAAEEQLEDEEGWVKVTRGKSGTKTRPHSEVSNQKALQKESRKRKRKELMNFYTWQHRNTQKEHIAELRKKFEEDKQRIALLRAQRKFRPY; this is translated from the exons ATGGCGCCGTCCAAGACGAAACATGCCAACCAGACTTGTGTTATTCCAGGAGGTTTTACGG TGCTTTCTCTACAGTTCAGTACTGACAGTGTTGCCCAGCACAAAATATGTGTGAAAGAGCACCGGGTGCGAGCAGAGAAAACCACACAAAGACCCCTCGACAGAACACTGTTTGTCCTTAACATTCCCCCATATTGCTCTGAG GGTGTCATAAAGGAGCTCTTCTCTCAGTTTGGTCCTGTTCAGTCTGTGGAGCTGAGGGAGAAGCCAGGGTCCTTTGAGCACTCAGGACCCAAGCTGGCCAAGTATTTCACCCCAGCACAAAAACAG GGGTTCAGAGTGGGTTACATCGTGTTTCAGAAGGCCATCAGTATTACAGCAGTGAAGTCCCATCCCCATGATGTCCCATTGGTTGTTTCCACAGAGCAGCGACCTGTGTGGACAGGTCTACAGA AATGGATTCATCAGTACAAGCTGTCATTTTCTCAGCCAGACAAACTACAGGAGGCAGTTGACACCTTCATGCAGGATTACGATAAGAGAAAAGAAGAG GAGGCAGAGTGGCAAAAGGAGGCGGCTGAGGAGCagctggaggatgaggagggctGGGTAAAAGTTACCAGGGGTAAAAGCGGGACCAAGACCCGCCCCCACAGTGAGGTATCCAATCAGAAAGCTCTGCAGAAGGAGAGTAGAAAAAGGAAGCGGAAGGAGCTCATGAACTTCTACACCTGGcagcacagaaacacacagaaagaAC ATATCGCTGAACTGAGGAAAAAGTTTGAGGAGGACAAACAGCGAATTGCTTTGCTAAGAGCACAGAGGAAGTTCCGACCTTACTGA
- the LOC106601210 gene encoding heme-binding protein 1 isoform X1, whose translation MFGMIKNTIFGNTEETDYKLLSSETKFVNMCVIGESRLASRSLPQEGVSYEVRRYDGAKYASVSSEGRTFDQVTGELVRKLLVYIGGSNDQGEAMGTTAPVIITVYPRDDGVMSRRLVVSLRIPTNYQVSPPVPIDSAIRIEDRPGMTVYSLQFGGFAGETEYRAEASRLTKTLGETAPFQRKQYFCCTYDPPMKPYGRRNEVWFLQEEP comes from the exons ATGTTTGGAATGATAAAGAATACCATTTTCGGGAACACCGAAGAAACGGACTACAAATTGCTCAGCAGCGAGACCAAG TTTGTCAACATGTGTGTCATTGGTGAATCACGTTTGGCCTCCCGCTCTCTTCCCCAGGAGGGGGTCAGCTACGAGGTGCGGAGGTATGATGGTGCAAAGTATGCCTCAGTGAGCTCAGAGGGGCGGACCTTTGACCAGGTGACGGGGGAGCTAGTGAGGAAGCTGCTCGTGTACATTGGGGGAAGCAACGACCAAg GGGAGGCAATGGGGACGACAGCACCGGTTATCATCACAGTATATCCCAGGGACGATGGTGTGATGTCACGCCGTTTGGTGGTTAGCCTCAGGATTCCCACCAACTACCAAGTCAGTCCCCCTGTGCCCATCGACAGTGCCATCAGAATCGAGGATCGACCCGGCATGACTGTCTACTCACT GCAGTTTGGAGGCTTCGCAGGGGAGACTGAGTACCGTGCAGAGGCCTCTCGCCTAACCAAAACTCTTGGTGAGACTGCCCCCTTTCAGCGGAAACAGTACTTCTGCTGCACCTACGACCCGCCAATGAAACCCTACGGCCGACGCAACGAGGTGTGGTTCCTACAGGAGGAGCCATAA